One stretch of Streptomyces sp. NBC_01363 DNA includes these proteins:
- a CDS encoding N-acetyltransferase, with amino-acid sequence MFRLETEVDKGRRTLLGRRLRDDNTAGSPELRALRTGPAGRELPLEVWALDVEGAVAGGLTGRTWAYWLHVDQLWVDARHRGRGLGSLLLAEAERVAGADRACTRSRLETWGFQAPDFYRERGYEVSGRVENYPPGVTEFILTKELG; translated from the coding sequence ATGTTTCGTCTTGAGACAGAAGTGGACAAAGGGCGGCGTACCTTGCTGGGCCGGCGGCTGCGTGACGACAACACGGCCGGCTCCCCGGAGCTGCGCGCGCTGCGCACCGGCCCCGCCGGGCGGGAACTCCCGTTGGAGGTATGGGCGCTGGACGTCGAGGGCGCCGTCGCCGGTGGACTGACCGGCCGCACCTGGGCGTACTGGCTCCATGTGGACCAGCTCTGGGTCGATGCCCGCCACCGCGGCCGGGGCCTGGGCTCGCTGCTGCTCGCGGAGGCGGAGCGGGTGGCCGGGGCGGACCGGGCCTGCACCCGCTCCCGGCTGGAGACCTGGGGTTTCCAGGCGCCGGACTTCTACCGGGAACGGGGCTACGAGGTGAGCGGGCGGGTCGAGAACTACCCGCCCGGGGTCACCGAGTTCATCCTGACGAAGGAACTCGGCTGA